A section of the Enterobacter sp. C2 genome encodes:
- a CDS encoding GntR family transcriptional regulator, which yields MIYKSIADRLRLRLNSSDYTIGSLLPGEKALAREFGVARMTIRKALDLLVNWGLVERRHGSGTFVARKDIHHETTNLTGLVEVLRQQGKEVQSNVLQFEVMPAPPAIASQLRIQVDERIYFSRRVRYVDGKPLMLEDSFMPVKLFRNLSLAHLEGSKFDYIEKECGITISGNYESLTPVLADKQLAGYLNLPEQTPLLRITSLSYSDSGEFLNYSVMFRNTRDYQVDYHLRRIHPEDLLTHPSEQCRQ from the coding sequence GTGATCTATAAATCTATTGCCGACCGGTTACGGCTGCGGCTGAATTCGTCGGACTACACTATCGGGAGTCTGCTTCCTGGTGAGAAAGCGCTGGCGCGGGAGTTTGGCGTAGCGCGGATGACTATCCGCAAGGCGCTGGATCTGCTGGTGAACTGGGGGCTGGTTGAACGCCGACACGGCAGCGGCACGTTTGTGGCGCGCAAAGACATTCATCATGAAACCACCAACCTGACCGGATTGGTGGAGGTACTACGCCAGCAGGGTAAAGAGGTGCAGAGCAACGTTCTTCAGTTCGAAGTGATGCCTGCCCCACCCGCCATTGCCAGCCAGCTACGGATTCAGGTTGATGAGCGGATCTACTTCTCGCGCCGGGTGCGTTACGTGGACGGAAAACCCTTGATGCTAGAGGACAGCTTTATGCCCGTGAAGCTGTTCCGCAATCTTTCGCTGGCGCATCTGGAAGGGTCGAAGTTTGATTACATCGAGAAGGAGTGCGGGATCACCATCAGCGGCAACTACGAGAGCCTGACGCCGGTGCTGGCGGATAAACAGCTGGCCGGTTACCTGAACCTACCAGAACAGACGCCGCTGCTGCGGATAACCTCTCTTTCCTACAGCGACAGCGGCGAGTTTCTCAATTATTCCGTGATGTTCCGTAATACCCGTGATTACCAGGTGGACTACCATCTGCGGCGCATTCACCCGGAAGATCTGCTAACTCATCCTTCAGAACAGTGCCGCCAGTAG
- the ibpA gene encoding small heat shock chaperone IbpA yields MRNFDLSPLYRSAIGFDRLFNLLENNQSQSNGGYPPYNVELVDENHYRIAIAVAGFAESELEITAQDNLLVVKGARATEQKERSYLYQGIAERNFERKFQIAENIHVRGANLVNGLLFIELERVIPEEKKPRRIEIN; encoded by the coding sequence ATGCGTAACTTCGATCTCTCTCCGCTTTACCGTTCTGCCATTGGTTTTGACCGCCTGTTTAACCTGTTAGAAAACAACCAGAGCCAGAGTAACGGCGGCTATCCTCCGTATAACGTTGAACTTGTTGACGAAAACCACTATCGCATTGCGATTGCCGTGGCCGGCTTTGCCGAAAGCGAACTGGAGATCACCGCTCAGGACAACCTGCTGGTGGTGAAAGGCGCTCGTGCAACCGAGCAAAAAGAGCGTAGCTATCTCTATCAGGGCATCGCCGAACGTAATTTCGAACGTAAATTCCAGATCGCTGAGAACATTCACGTTCGCGGCGCGAATCTGGTCAACGGCCTGCTGTTTATCGAACTGGAACGCGTGATCCCAGAAGAGAAAAAACCGCGCCGTATCGAAATTAACTAA
- a CDS encoding DUF3748 domain-containing protein, which yields MKQITFAPRHHQLTNINTWTPDSQWLVFDVRPSGASFTGKTIERVNVETGEVEIIYTATQGAYVGVVTVHPSEEKYVFIHGPQDPDESWQYDFHHRQGVIVQDGRASNLDALDITEPYTPGALRGGSHVHVFSPDGSKVSFTYNDHVLHEHDPGLDLRNVGVAVPFGPVMPGGNHPREYAGSHWCVLVSRTTPIPAPGSDEINRAYEEGWVGNGRLAFIGDTLALNGEKVPELFIVDLPADEQSWKRAGEAPLAGTPETMPSPPAGVQQRRLTFTHQRRYPGLVNVPRHWVRSNPRGGDIAFLMRDEAGVVQLWLIAAEGGEPRQLTHNATDIQSAFNWHPSGAALGFVLENRIALCDSAMGTIVFLTDTHPEHQPSADAVVFSPDGKKIAWMADVAGFRQLWMADTGL from the coding sequence ATGAAACAAATCACCTTCGCTCCCCGCCATCATCAGCTGACCAATATCAATACCTGGACGCCCGACAGCCAGTGGCTGGTGTTTGACGTGCGTCCCTCCGGCGCTTCCTTTACCGGTAAAACCATTGAGCGCGTCAACGTGGAGACCGGCGAGGTAGAGATAATTTATACCGCGACCCAGGGCGCGTACGTTGGCGTGGTGACCGTTCATCCCAGCGAAGAGAAGTACGTGTTTATTCACGGGCCGCAGGATCCGGACGAGAGCTGGCAGTACGATTTTCACCATCGTCAGGGGGTAATTGTGCAAGACGGCAGGGCGAGCAATCTCGATGCGCTGGATATCACCGAACCCTATACCCCCGGCGCGCTGCGCGGCGGCAGCCACGTGCATGTGTTCAGCCCGGACGGCAGCAAGGTGAGCTTTACCTATAACGACCACGTGTTACACGAGCACGATCCAGGGCTGGATCTGCGCAACGTCGGCGTCGCCGTTCCCTTTGGGCCGGTTATGCCTGGGGGCAATCATCCGCGAGAGTATGCTGGCAGCCACTGGTGCGTACTGGTCAGCCGCACGACGCCAATTCCTGCGCCCGGCAGCGATGAGATCAACCGCGCCTATGAAGAGGGCTGGGTAGGCAACGGCAGGCTGGCGTTTATTGGCGATACGCTGGCGTTAAACGGTGAAAAAGTGCCTGAACTGTTTATCGTCGATCTGCCCGCTGATGAGCAGAGCTGGAAACGGGCGGGCGAGGCCCCGCTGGCTGGCACGCCAGAAACGATGCCGTCGCCGCCGGCGGGCGTACAGCAGCGGCGGCTTACCTTTACCCATCAGCGTCGTTATCCAGGGCTGGTTAACGTGCCACGCCACTGGGTGCGCAGCAACCCGCGGGGCGGCGACATTGCTTTTTTGATGCGGGATGAGGCAGGCGTGGTGCAGCTCTGGCTGATTGCCGCAGAGGGCGGCGAGCCGCGCCAGCTGACGCATAATGCCACGGACATCCAGTCGGCGTTTAACTGGCACCCCTCCGGCGCGGCGCTCGGTTTTGTGCTTGAGAACCGCATCGCCCTGTGCGATAGCGCGATGGGAACGATCGTGTTTTTAACCGACACCCACCCTGAACATCAGCCCTCGGCCGATGCGGTGGTCTTCTCTCCGGATGGTAAGAAGATCGCGTGGATGGCAGACGTCGCAGGCTTCCGCCAGCTGTGGATGGCCGATACTGGCCTGTAA
- the ibpB gene encoding small heat shock chaperone IbpB: MRNYDLSPLLRQWIGFDKLANALQNASEGQTFPPYNIEKSDDNHYRITLALAGFRQDDLEIQLEGTRLSVKGTPEKPANEPKWLHQGLVIQPFSLSFTLADHMEVTGATFNNGLLHIDISRNVPEAIAPQRIAISERPALNS; the protein is encoded by the coding sequence ATGCGTAATTACGATTTATCCCCGCTGCTGCGTCAATGGATCGGTTTTGACAAACTGGCCAACGCCCTGCAAAACGCCAGCGAAGGCCAGACCTTCCCGCCCTATAACATTGAGAAGAGCGACGATAACCACTACCGCATTACCCTTGCGCTAGCCGGTTTCCGTCAGGACGATCTGGAGATCCAGCTGGAGGGCACGCGCCTCAGCGTTAAAGGCACCCCGGAAAAACCGGCCAACGAGCCGAAGTGGCTGCATCAGGGGCTGGTGATCCAGCCGTTCAGCCTGAGCTTTACCCTGGCCGACCATATGGAGGTCACCGGTGCCACCTTCAATAACGGGCTGCTGCATATCGACATCAGCCGCAACGTGCCGGAAGCGATTGCTCCCCAGCGCATCGCCATTAGCGAGCGCCCGGCGCTGAATAGCTAA
- a CDS encoding YceK/YidQ family lipoprotein, translating to MMKNVLLKVAIVSGMVTLGGCSSVMSHTGGKEGLYPGTRASSKMLMDDDANLAVKSFVVLDMPFTAVADTLLLPWDMFRKDNSVKSRVEKAEEANLATNSVIPPAAMPAP from the coding sequence ATCATGAAAAATGTTTTGTTAAAAGTGGCGATTGTCAGCGGAATGGTGACGCTGGGCGGCTGCTCCAGCGTGATGTCGCACACCGGCGGCAAAGAGGGGCTCTACCCCGGCACGCGCGCCAGTTCAAAAATGCTAATGGATGATGACGCGAACCTGGCGGTGAAATCATTTGTTGTGCTCGATATGCCGTTTACCGCCGTAGCCGATACGCTGCTGCTGCCCTGGGATATGTTCCGCAAAGACAACTCGGTAAAATCTCGCGTCGAGAAAGCGGAGGAGGCCAACCTGGCCACCAACTCCGTTATTCCCCCTGCGGCCATGCCCGCACCGTAA
- a CDS encoding alpha-glucoside-specific PTS transporter subunit IIBC has product MLSQIQRFGGAMFTPVLLFPFAGIVVGIAIMLRNPLFVGEALTAPNNLFAQIVHIIEEGGWAVFRNMPLIFAVGLPVGLAKQAQGRACLAVLISFLTWNYFINAMGMTWGHFFGVDFTAEATAGSGLAMIAGIKTLDTSIIGAIVISGIVTAIHNRYFGKQLPVFLGIFQGTSFVVILAFFVMIPCAWLTLLGWPKVQLGIESLQAFLRSAGALGVWVYTFLERILIPTGLHHFVYGPFIFGPAAVEGGIQVYWAQHLQEFSQSTLPLKTLFPEGGFALHGNSKVFGSVGIALALWYTASPENRVKVAGLLIPATLTAMLVGITEPLEFTFLFISPLLFAVHAVLAATMATVMYAFGVVGNMGGGLLDQFLPQNWIPMFHNHASTVFIQIGIGICFTGIYFVVFKTLIERLNLKTPGREESEIKLYSKADYKAARGHTTAPAAASQQVGQAAGFLQALGGTANIESINNCATRLRITLVDMTKTQSDDVFKALGAHGVVRRGNGIQVIVGLHVPQVRDQLESLMKTPLTNEQITLTEAIS; this is encoded by the coding sequence ATGCTCAGTCAAATACAACGTTTTGGCGGTGCCATGTTTACCCCGGTTTTGCTGTTTCCCTTTGCCGGGATCGTGGTCGGGATCGCCATCATGCTTCGCAACCCACTGTTTGTCGGCGAGGCCTTAACCGCCCCTAATAATCTGTTCGCGCAAATTGTTCACATCATTGAAGAGGGCGGCTGGGCGGTTTTTCGCAACATGCCGCTGATTTTCGCTGTCGGCTTACCGGTTGGCCTGGCAAAACAGGCGCAGGGCCGCGCCTGTCTGGCAGTGTTGATTAGCTTCTTGACCTGGAACTACTTTATCAACGCGATGGGGATGACCTGGGGTCACTTCTTTGGCGTTGATTTCACCGCAGAAGCCACGGCGGGAAGCGGTCTGGCGATGATTGCCGGGATCAAAACGCTCGATACCAGCATCATCGGGGCGATTGTGATCTCGGGGATTGTCACCGCCATCCACAACCGCTATTTCGGCAAGCAGCTACCTGTTTTTCTCGGTATTTTCCAGGGCACCTCGTTTGTCGTTATTCTCGCGTTTTTTGTGATGATCCCCTGCGCCTGGCTGACCCTGCTGGGCTGGCCGAAAGTGCAACTGGGCATTGAGTCTCTGCAGGCCTTTTTACGCTCTGCCGGTGCGCTGGGCGTGTGGGTTTATACCTTCCTGGAACGCATTCTGATCCCAACCGGATTACACCACTTTGTCTACGGTCCATTTATCTTTGGCCCGGCAGCGGTAGAGGGCGGTATTCAGGTCTACTGGGCGCAGCACCTCCAGGAATTCAGCCAGAGCACGCTGCCGCTGAAAACCCTGTTCCCGGAAGGCGGTTTTGCCCTGCATGGGAACTCCAAAGTGTTTGGCTCAGTGGGAATTGCGCTGGCGCTGTGGTACACCGCGTCGCCGGAAAACCGCGTCAAAGTCGCGGGCCTGCTGATCCCGGCCACGCTGACTGCCATGCTGGTGGGCATTACCGAGCCGCTGGAGTTTACCTTCCTGTTTATTTCTCCGCTGCTGTTTGCCGTCCACGCCGTACTCGCGGCCACTATGGCGACGGTGATGTACGCCTTCGGCGTGGTGGGCAACATGGGCGGCGGCCTGCTGGACCAGTTCCTGCCGCAAAACTGGATCCCCATGTTCCACAACCACGCCTCGACGGTATTCATCCAGATTGGCATTGGTATTTGCTTTACCGGGATCTACTTCGTGGTCTTCAAGACGCTGATTGAACGGCTGAACCTTAAAACTCCGGGTCGTGAAGAGAGCGAAATCAAACTCTACAGCAAAGCCGACTACAAGGCTGCACGCGGACACACCACCGCACCGGCTGCGGCCAGCCAGCAGGTTGGGCAAGCCGCCGGATTCCTGCAGGCGCTCGGCGGCACGGCAAACATCGAAAGCATTAATAACTGCGCTACCCGCTTACGAATCACGCTGGTGGATATGACGAAAACCCAAAGCGACGACGTCTTCAAAGCCCTGGGCGCACACGGCGTGGTGCGACGCGGCAACGGTATTCAGGTGATTGTTGGCCTGCACGTCCCCCAGGTGCGGGACCAGCTTGAATCGCTGATGAAAACTCCTTTAACGAACGAACAAATCACTCTGACAGAGGCTATATCATGA
- a CDS encoding 6-phospho-alpha-glucosidase has protein sequence MKKFSVVIAGGGSTFTPGIVLMLLANRDRFPLRTLKFYDNDGARQEIIAEACKIILKEQAPEIEFSYTTDPKAAFTDVDFVMAHIRVGKYPMREKDEKIPLRHGVLGQETCGPGGISYGMRSIGGVLELVDYMEQYSPNAWMLNYSNPAAIVAEATRRLRPNAKILNICDMPIGIEGRMAQIVGLKDRKEMRVRYYGLNHFGWWTSIEDLNGNDLMPKLREYVAKNGYVPPLEGAYTEASWNDTFAKAKDVQALDPDTMPNTYLKYYFFPDYVVAHSNPERTRANEVMDHREKHVFTSCRAIIEAGKSSAGELEIDEHASYIVDLATAIAFNTQERMLLIVPNNGAIHNFDTDAMVEIPCLVGHNGPEPLNVGDIPHFQKGLMSQQVAVEKLVVDAWEQRSYQKLWQAITLSKTVPSASVAKAILDDLIEANKAYWPELH, from the coding sequence ATGAAAAAATTCTCAGTTGTCATTGCCGGCGGCGGCAGCACTTTTACCCCTGGCATTGTCCTGATGCTGTTAGCCAACCGCGACCGTTTTCCGCTGCGTACGCTTAAGTTCTATGACAACGACGGCGCACGACAGGAGATCATCGCTGAGGCGTGCAAAATTATCCTTAAAGAGCAGGCTCCGGAGATTGAGTTTAGCTACACCACCGATCCGAAAGCAGCCTTTACCGATGTGGATTTCGTGATGGCGCATATTCGCGTGGGCAAATATCCGATGCGCGAAAAAGATGAAAAAATTCCGCTGCGTCATGGCGTGCTGGGCCAGGAAACCTGCGGTCCGGGCGGGATCTCCTACGGCATGCGTTCTATTGGTGGCGTGCTGGAGCTGGTGGATTATATGGAGCAATACTCCCCTAACGCGTGGATGCTGAACTACTCCAACCCGGCAGCAATTGTCGCTGAAGCGACCCGCCGTCTGCGCCCGAACGCGAAAATCCTCAATATCTGTGATATGCCAATCGGTATTGAAGGGCGAATGGCGCAGATTGTCGGCCTGAAAGATCGCAAAGAGATGCGCGTACGCTACTACGGCCTGAATCACTTCGGCTGGTGGACATCGATTGAAGACCTGAACGGTAACGATTTGATGCCTAAACTGCGTGAGTATGTGGCTAAAAACGGCTATGTGCCGCCCTTAGAAGGAGCTTATACCGAAGCAAGCTGGAACGACACATTCGCCAAGGCGAAAGATGTGCAAGCGCTTGATCCAGACACTATGCCGAATACCTACCTGAAATATTACTTTTTCCCGGACTATGTAGTGGCACACTCCAATCCGGAACGTACCCGCGCCAACGAAGTGATGGATCACCGTGAAAAGCATGTGTTTACTTCCTGTCGGGCGATTATCGAAGCGGGTAAATCTTCTGCTGGTGAGCTTGAAATTGACGAACATGCGTCCTACATCGTCGATCTGGCTACTGCGATAGCCTTCAATACTCAAGAACGCATGCTGCTGATTGTGCCAAATAACGGCGCTATCCATAACTTTGATACCGATGCGATGGTGGAGATCCCATGTTTGGTAGGCCATAACGGGCCTGAGCCGTTAAACGTGGGCGATATTCCTCACTTCCAGAAAGGACTGATGAGCCAGCAGGTAGCGGTCGAAAAACTGGTGGTCGATGCCTGGGAACAGCGCTCTTACCAGAAACTCTGGCAGGCCATCACACTTTCCAAAACGGTGCCAAGCGCGTCAGTTGCCAAGGCTATTTTGGATGACCTGATCGAAGCCAATAAAGCGTACTGGCCAGAACTGCATTAA